The Sphingopyxis sp. BE259 nucleotide sequence ATTATCGAAACGGGCGGACCGAAAAGCGAGACGCATCGCCAGATTCGCGCCATCGCCTCTTGTTTCCGCGCCCGATAGGGTCCAGATTGATCGTTCAATGCGCGAGATAATCTTCGATACGGAAACCACGGGGTTCGACCCCAAGACCGGGGACAGGCTGGTCGAAATCGGGTGCATCGAACTGGTCGACCGGCGCGAAACCGGGGTCAACTTTCACGCCTATTTCAACCCCGAACGCGACATGCCCGCCGCTGCCGAAGCGGTGCACGGGCTGTCGATCCAGTTTCTGGCCGACAAGCCGCTGTTCGCGGCGCGCGTCGACGAGCTGCTGGAGTTTCTGGGCGATGCGCCGCTGGTCGCGCATAATGCCGCTTTCGACTTTGGTTTCGTCAATGCCGAGCTGGCGCGCGCCGGACGCCCGGCGCTCGACATGACGCGGATGTGCTGCACGGTGCAGATGGCGCGCAAGCTGCATCCCGGCGCCAAGCACAGCCTCGACGCGCTGTGTACCCGTTACGGCATCGACCGCAGCCACCGCGTCAAACACGGCGCGCTGCTCGACGCCGAACTGCTCGCGCATCTGTATATCGAAATGACTGGCGGGCGGCAGATCGGGCTGGGATTGGCCGCGTCTTCCCCCGACGGTTCGACTGCGGCGGCGGCGGCGCCTTCCCCGGCGCCTCTGCGTGGTGGCGACCGTTTGTTTCGTGAACCCAGACCCCATATGGCATCGGCCGCCGATCTGGCGCGCCATGCCGAATTTGTCGCAGGGCTGAACCAGCCGCTGTGGCTCGATACGGTGTGATGGCCTCTCCCTGACCATCGCACCGGCCATAAAGGAGAAGAAAAATGGAAATCCGCGTCTCTGGCCACCAGATCGAAACCGGCGAAGCGCTGCAGGCGCATGTGTCGGACCGGATGAACGCGATTGCCGACAAATATTTCTCCCGGGCGATCGGGGCGCACGCGACCTTCGGCAAAGGACCACATGACAGTTTCCAGTGCGACATCGTCGCGCATGTGATGCAAGGGCTGGTGCTCAAGGGGCATGGCCAGGCGCAGGACGCGCATGTTGCGTTCGAGGGCGCCGCCGAACGCATCGAAAAGCAGCTGCGGCGCTATATGCGGCGATTGAAGGATCACAATAATGGCGTAGCGCAGCCGTCGCCGACGGTTGACGAGATCGAGGACAATGCAGGCTATACCGTGTTCGACGCTGGCGACGACGAGGATGCCGGTGACGCGCCCGCGATCATCGCCGAAACGCGCGTCGATATCCCCAGCAGCAGCGTGTCCGATGCGGTGATGATGCTCGACCTGCGCAACACCAATGCGCTGTTGTTCGTCAACAGCAAGACCGGGGCGCACAATATGGTCTATCGCCGCGACGACGGGACGATCGGCTGGGTCGAACCACGATAGGACTGGATTTTCTTCGCCAACCGGCATAAGGGCCGCGCCCAACAACGTCCCATGCCGGTATGGCGGGGCGCCGGCATCACTGATCCGCGATTCATCGTTACGGAACAACCGGCCCCTCGCCCGTTGGCTACACAGATTTGACTAGACCCATGAACCTTTCCTCCCTTCTGTATCCGGCGACCGTGCGCGCGCATGTGCAGCTCGATTCGAAAAAGGCGCTTTTTCCCTTTGTCGGCGATCTCGCCAGCCGGTCGCTCGGCCTCGACGCGGGCGAAGTCAGCGAAGCGTTGCTCGAACGCGAACGGCTGGGGTCGACCGGGTTCGGGCGCGGGATCGCGCTGCCGCATGCCAAGATGGCCGACCTGACCGGCGTGCGCGGGCTGTTCCTGCAACTATCGCGGCCGATCGATTTCAACGCGGTTGATGGCTTGCCCGTCGATCTGCTGTTTGTCCTGTTGTCGCCGCTCGATGCCGGCGCCGACCATCTGAAGGCGCTCGCTGGCGTCTCGCGGATGCTGCGCAACGAGCCGATTGCCGAACGGCTGCGCGGGGCAAAGAGCGATGAAGCGCTGTACGCCCTGCTCGCCGACACCGAAACGCGTGACGCGGCGTAACGCCGCGGCGCGAGTTTTCCCATGACGCGGCTCGCCAGCCGCTTCCTCGTCGATCTGCTGCTGCGCCGGACTGAAGCGGCAGGCGGCTTTGCGACTGTGCTTGCCAAAGGCGATGAGCATTCGGGAATCATATTGGTCCAATGCACCGAACGCGGCGCATCTGGCCCGCTGCTCGAACGGCGTTTTTCGGCGAGCGGCCACTATATCTGGGAGGCCGTTGGCCCGGGCGACCCCAAAGATGGTGAATCGCGCGCCAACTACCAAGACCGGCGGCGCGCCGCCGATCCCGATTTGTGGATCGTTGAACTGGATATCGCAGATGCGCCACGACTCGTCGCGGAGTGGGCCGCGTTAACTTGACTCTGTTGCGGTGCACAATAAGTGGCGCCCATTCGATAACGCGTAGGTCGTTCCGTGGGTTGCATCGTCTGGACGATGCCCCGGCAAAACGGGTTGGACACGCAGTCGGACGATGACCGCAGGCGGCGATACTGGACGTTAGTCCCCCGCCTGTTTTGAGAGGTTCGGTTCATCGGCCGCACTTTTGACGGACATTATGAGTCGCATTTTGAATACAGCCAGCGTGGCTGCCGTCGGCATGACTGCCGCCACCATGCTGCTTTTGGCGGAACCTGGCTTTGCAAGCGATCTTGCCGCCGACGCCAATCTCCCCGCGCTGATCGCCCCCGCTGCTGATGCACCGGTCGTGGCAGACCAGGCGGATCTGTCGATCAAGGCCGATGTGCCGGACGATGACACCCCCAAAAATCTCGAAGAAGCACCCGCGCCGGACGCAAAGCCGACTCCGGTGACCGCCGAATCGCTTGCCGCGCTGGTGGCGGCCACGCCGCGGCCCGCCGATATGGATCCCGAACTGCGCTGCCTGGCTGGAACGGTTTATTTCGAATCGCGCGGCGAATCGCTTCCGGGCCAGCTCGCGGTCGCGCATGTCGTGATCAACCGCGCCCAATCGGGCCGTTTCCCCAAGAGCCTGTGCGGCGTCGTCCATCAGAAAAGCCAATTCAGCTTTGTGCGCGGCGGCAAGATGCCCGCGGTTCGCGAGGGCACCCAATGGGCCAATGCTATCGCAATCGCCCAGATCGCCCGCGACGGCAGCTGGAAGAATCACGCCCCGGGCGCGCTGTTCTTCCATGCCCGCTACGTCTCGCCGGGTTGGCGCAAGACGCGCATCGCCCAGATCGACAACCACATCTTCTATCGCTGAGTGGGTGGGCTGCTGCCACGGCGCTCCCTCCTCATTCGTCATCCCATTCATTGCCAAGCCATATTTGCTGGCGCATGATGGCTGGATGACGCGTCAACTTTCCGTCGCCCTGCTTTGTGCAGCGGCGCTTTCGTTCGGCGGCTGTGCCACCGCAGTGCCGCCGGTTGAAGTCACCCGTTTCCATAATGCCGTGCCCGGCTGGGCGCCGGGGACGCGCTATGCGATCGCGACCGCGCCGCTCGATGGCCCTGCGGTCGGTATGCCGTCGCTCGAATGGAACAGCTATCGCGCCGCGGTCGACCAGCAATTGCAGCGTCAGGGGCTCGTCGCGGCAGGCAGCAATGACCGCGCGCCGTTGCTGGTTCGCGTCGCGTTCGAACGCAGCGAACAGCCGAGCGCGGCGCGCCGGTCGCCGGTCTCGGTCGGGGTCGGCGGATCGACCGGCAGCTATGGGTCGGGCGTCGGGCTGGGTATCGGCCTCAATCTGGGCGGCGGGCCAAAGCGGATGGCCGATGTGCAGCTGTCGGTCCGTATTGACGATGCCGCCACCGGGCAGGCTTTGTGGGAAGGCCGCGCGCTCGCCGCCATCCCCGTGAAGGCGCCCGCGTCGCAGCCGTCGCTCGCCGCGGCAAAATTGGCTGAAGCCCTATTCAAGGACTTCCCCGGCGAATCGGGACGCACTATCAGCGTCCCATGACCATCACCATCAACGCCGCTTTCGACAGCGGCAATATCGTCGTGGATTCGATCGACGGCTCTGCGGCGCGTCTGTCGATCCGCAAGGATCGCGAATCCGATTTCTTTCAGTGGTTTCACTTTCGCGTGTCATGCGCGGTCGGCGATGCGCTGGAAATCGCGATCACCGGGCTTGATGCCTCGGCCTATCCCGATGGCTGGCCGGGCTATGCGGCGTGCGCCAGCTATGATCGCGACTACTGGTTCAGGGTCGATACCAGCTATGAAGCGGGCACGCTGACGGTCCAGCATACCGCCGAAAGCCCGATTCTCTATCTCGCCTATTTCGCACCCTTTTCGATGGAGCGGCACCATGATCTGGTCGCCAGCGTCGCCGAGTGCGAGGGCGTCACTTATCGCTGCCTCGGCACCAGCATTGAGGGCCAGCCGATCGACTGCCTCGAAATGGGGACCGGCGACACCCAGGTGTGGCTCTATGCGCGTCAGCATCCGGGTGAGAGCATGGCCGAATGGTGGGTCGAGGGCGCGCTGGAAAAGCTCACCGACCCCGCCGATCCGCACGCGCGATCGCTGCTGAAAAAATGCCGCTTTCACATCGTGCCGAACATGAATCCCGACGGGTCGCGCCGCGGCCATCTGCGGACCAACTATGCGGGCGTGAACCTCAACCGCGAATGGGACAACCCGACCGCCGAACGCAGCCCCGAAGTGCTGTGCGTGCGGAACGCGATGGACGAAAGCGGCGTCGACTGGGCGATGGACGTCCATGGCGACGAAGCGATTCCGGCGGTGTTTCTCGCAGGCTTCGAAGGCATCCCGTCGCTGAAGCCGGAACAGATGGACAAATATAAGGCGTTCCAGGCCGCGCTCGCGGCGAACACGCCCGATTTTCAGGTCGCCCTCGGCTATAGCGAATCGGCGCCGGGCAAGGCCAATCTGTCGATGTCGACGACCCAGCTCGCCGAACGCTTCGGCGCGGTGTCGATGACGATCGAGATGCCTTTCAAGGACAATGACGACCTGCCCGACCCGGTCGCCGGCTGGTCGCCCGAACGCTCGAAGCTGCTCGCCCATGCGTGCCTGGCGACGCTAGACCAGATGCTGTGAGCGCGGCGGCGGCTTGGCGGATCGTCGAAGATGATCTGTCGGGCGCCGCGATCCGCGCCCTGCTTCAACAGCATTTCGCGGGGATGCTCGCCAATTCACCCGCGGGTAGCTGTCACTTCCTCGACTTCGACGGGCTGAACGCCGCCGACGTGACCTTTTGGTCGATCCACGACGGCGATGCGCTGGCGGGGTGCGGGGCGCTTAAGATGCTCGACGCCGCGCATGGCGAGATCAAATCGATGCGCACCGCCGATGCCTTTCTGCGCCGCGGCGTTGCGGCGCGGATGCTCGACCATATCATCGCCGAGGCCAAGCGTCGCGGGCTGGCCCGACTGAGCCTCGAAACGGGTTCTGGCGCGGCGTTCGAAGCCGCGATTGCGCTCTATCATCGCTACGGGTTTGCCGATTGCGCCCCCTTTGCCGACTACCAGCCCGATCCGTTCAGCCGCTTCATGACGCGCGAAATCTAGAGCGGGATGACTTCAGTCGGGATCGTCATTGCGAGGAGCGAAGCGACGCGGCAATCCAGCGTGGCGGTAACCGCCGTGGATTGCTTCGCTCGCGCAACGCGCGAGTTTATCCTGAGCGACTGCAAGGCAGTCGAAGGGCTCGCAATGACGAGTGGAGTAACCTAAACTCATCAATCTCTAGACAAGAAAACGGGGTCCGGAAGGGACTCCGGACCCCGCTCATGATGCCCCGCGGGGCATGGCGTTACAGGCGCTTATGCCGCCTGCTTGTCCTCGACCAGCGTCGGGGTCGCATTGCCGCCGATCGCGATCTTGTGCGGCTTCATCGCCTCGGGCACTTCGCGCACCAGGTCGATGATCAGCAGCCCGTCGGCGAGGTCAGCCGCGCTCACCCGCACGAAATCGGCGAGCTGGAAGCGGCGCTCGAAGGCCCGGGTCGCGATGCCGCTATACAGCAACTGGCGGCCTTCGCCCTCGGCGGCGGGGGTCTTGCGGCCGCTGACGGTCAGCATATTCTGCTGCGCGACGATGTCGATTTCGTCGCTTTTGAACCCAGCCACCGCCACGGTGATGCGGAAATGGTCGTCGGCGATCTTTTCGATGTCGAACGGTGGATAATTTTCGGCGCCCGACCCGCTGGTTTCGAGGAAATCGAACAGCCGATCGAAACCGACGGTCGAACGGCGATAGGGGGTCCAGTCAAAACTGTTACGCATGGTCTTTCTTCCTTTTCCAAAAGCGAAGTCAGGGACCGCAGCAGCGCGCCGCGATCGCCACCCGGCCCCGTGTCGGCAGCCGGATGCTGCAAATCTGGTAAGCGTTGAAACCATTTCAAGAGGGGCGTTGGCCTTCGCCGAAAAGCCGCGCTATGGGGCAGCCGACCGCTTGCATCGAAGGACAGAAAAATGCCCCAGCTCATCCTCATCCGTCACGGCCAGTCGCAGTGGAATCTCGAAAACCGCTTCACCGGCTGGTGGGATGTCGATGTCACCGAAAAGGGCGTTGCCGAGGCGTGGGCGGCGGGCGAGTTGATGAAGGCCAAGGGGATCGCCCCCGATACCTGCTTCACCTCGGTTCAGTCGCGCGCGATCAAGACGCTTAACCTTGCGCTCGAAGCGATGGGGCGGCTGTGGTTACCAGTGACCAAGGACTGGCGGCTCAACGAGCGCCACTATGGCGGGCTCACCGGGCTCGACAAGGCCGAGACGGCGGCAAAGCATGGCGACGATCAGGTGAAAATCTGGCGCCGCAGCTTCGACATTCCGCCCCCGCCGCTCGACGCGGGATCGCCGTGGGATTTGGCCAGCGATCCGCGCTACGTCGGGATTGCGATCCCCTCCGCCGAAAGCCTGAAGGACACGATCGACCGCGTCCTGCCCTATTACGACAGCGCGATCGCGCCAGAGTTGGCGGCAGGCAAAACGGTGCTGATTTCGGCGCACGGCAACAGCCTGCGCGCGCTGGTCAAACATCTGTCGGGCATTTCGGACGCCGACATCACCAGCCTGGAAATCCCGACCGGCCAGCCGATCGTCTATGAGTTGAGCGACGATCTGACCGCGCGCGAACGCTATTATCTCAGCGAGCGGTAACGGATTTCGTCAGTACGAGGAGCCGAAGGCGACGCGGCAATCCAGAGTGCGCCTAAACCGCTCTGGATTGCTTCCCCCGGCTTTCCCGGGGTCGCAATGACGATGGCTCAGAGCGTTCCCGTCACGGTCAGCTGGACATATTGCCCGAACCCCCGCTGACGGCTTTCGCGGAATGCGACCGGCCCGTCGCGGCGATCGACGAACACGGTGCGGTCAAAGCCGTCGTTCATCCCCGCAAGATTGCGGTACGACAGCTTCACGGTAAAGCCCGCGACGTCCTTGTGCTCGACAAAGGCGGTGACGAACGCGCCATCGGTATATTCGCGCTCGATGGCGCCAAGCCGCAGATTGGGGCTATAGCGTTCGTCGAAATAGCCGCCGCCCCACGCCAGATTGCTGCCGGGGATATCGTGGCGGAGGCTCAGATCGACAACATACTCCTGCCCCGCGCTCTGGTCGCGCCAAGCTCCGGTGAGCGGGTCGCGCACCCGGTTGCGGCGCCAGGTGATGTCGCTGTTGATCCGCGCCCCCTTCCATCCCAGCCGGTCGAGCAGCAGGGTCGCTTTCGAGCTGATCCGATACAGATGCGCTGGCGGCAAGTTGCCGCGGCCTTCGGTCGTCGGTGACAGCGGCACCTGATCGACCAGATCTTGGGCATAGGCATAAGCGACGGCAATGGAGGCATTGCCCCATGCGCCCATGTCCTGAACCAATTCGAGTTCGGTGCGATTGAGCACCGGCGGGACGAGCAGCCCGTTGCCGCCATTACCCTGCCCGTTGGCGACATCGACCGAGCTTGCGAAATCGAAAAAGTCGAGTTGATCGACGCGGCGCTGGAGGAACCAGTTGACCGTCGTCTTGTCGCCGAGCTTCCACGCTAGCGCGATCTTGCCCTTGGGTCGGATGAAACGACGGGTCAGGCCGCCGGGGCCGGATGATGACAGTTCGCTATATTCGGCGCCAAGGTTGATCTGTGCGGTCAGGTTCGATGCCAGCGCGCGTCCCCAGGTCAGCGACGCCTCGCCGCGCTTTTCCTCGACCTTTGTTCGTTCGCCGCCGAAGACGACGGGCAGGAAGCTGCCGTCGGCCTGCAAGGTCGCGAATTCGGCGTCGACGTCGAGCGTGTTGTACGCCCCCTCCAGCGCGACCTGCCAGTCGGTGCCGCCGCCGGTGCGCCAGCTATATTCGCCGCGCAGGATCGATTCGCTCTCGTCGGCAGTCTGCCTGAACCGTTCACCCGTCCGCCCACCAGTGCCGCGATCGACGATAAAGCTGTCGGCGAAGGGGCTGTGCTCGAACCGGTAGAGGGTGATCAGCTTCAACCGCCCCTTGCCGAGCCCCAGCTCATAATCGCCGCCGATGTCGAAGTTGAACTCATCTTCCTTGAACTTGAACGTCTCGCGAACCGTGCCGTCCGCCGGCCGCTCCGACACGCTATCGACCCGTTCGTCGAGCCGTTGCAATTGCCCGCCAAGGTTCAGGTTCCACTTGTTGCCGTTTGCCGTCGTGCGCGCCAGCGCCGCCGAAAGCCGCGGCCGATCGCCATCATAGGCACCGAATTCGTCGCGCGTGAACAGCAGTACGCCGTTCGCGTCATACACTTGTTCAGGCCCCCAATGACCCTGACGGGTCGCCTCGTTCTTCAGGCTCAGGGTCAGAACGGAGCCGCCGATCTTGCCGGTCGTTGAAATCTCGCCGTTCAGCCAGTTGTTTTCCAGCCGCGGGCGCCATTCGGGCTGCCAACGGATCGTTGTTTTGAACCCGCTGCTCCCTGCGCCCGCGACGAGTACGACATTGGCGACCTGCCCGGTCAGGCCCGGGACATTCAGCCCGGCGCCGTCGACGATGTCGATATAGGCGACCTCCGCCGCGGTGATGCGCGCCAGCGCGGTGCGCGCATCGGTCGATTTGTTCGCGATGCGCTCGCCATTGATCAACACATTTTCGGTCGCTGCGCCCAGTCCGCGCTCGCCGCCATTGGTGCCGGTGACGATCAGGAAGCCGGGCACCTTTTCGACCATGTCGAGCGCGGTGCGCGGCGCGAAGCGCGTGAAGTCGGCGGGTGTATAGCGTTCAGCGCCATTCACCGGGACCGGGATCGCGGGCGGCGCGTCGCCCGTGGGCTCCTGCGCCGAAGCAGGCGCGACCGAAAGCAGCGCCGCAATGGCAAGCGATGACCCATGAAAAACGGCCGACATAATTCCCCCTCGCGGCCGCTATCGAAACAGATGGCCTCCCCAATCGCGAATAATTCGCAACAATTATATTGTCATATTATGTCTACCAACGGGCAGCATGCCTCGACGAGCGTCGGACAATTCTACCCATGGACAGCGTGCTTACCCCAGGCAACGCGGACGATCTGCGTCAATCGCGCAGGAGCTCGTTGATCCCGGTCTTGGCGCGCGTCTTTGCATCGACGCGCTTGACGATCACCGCGCAGTAGAGTGAGGGGCCGGGCGATCCGTCGGGCAGCGGCTTTCCGGGCAGCGCGCCGGGCACGACGACGGCATAGGGCGGGACTTCGCCGATGAAGACCTCGCCCGTCGCGCGATCGACGATCTTGGTCGAGGCGCCCAGATAGACCCCCATCGACAGCACCGCGCCTTCGCGCACGATCACGCCCTCGGCGACTTCGGCGCGGGCGCCGATAAAGGCGCCGTCCTCGATCACCACCGGGCCGGCCTGCAGCGGTTCGAGCACGCCGCCGATGCCGGCGCCGCCCGACAGATGGACGTTGGCGCCGATCTGGGCACAGCTGCCGACGGTGGCCCAGGCGTCGACCATCGATCCCTCACCGACATAGGCGCCGATGTTGACGAAGCTGGGCATCAGGACCGCGCCCTTGCTGATAAAGGCGCCGCGGCGGACGATCGATCCGGGGACGGCGCGGAAGCCTGCGTCACGAAAGCGGTTTTCGCCCCACCCGGTGAATTTCGACGGCACCTTGTCCCACCAGCGCGCGCCACCGGGCCCGCCCTCGATCAATTCCATGTCGTTGAGGCGGAACGACAGCAGCACCGCTTTTTTCAGCCACTGGTTGACTTGCCACGTCCCGTCCGCCTCGCGCTGTGCCACGCGCAGGCTGCCGTCATCAAGCCCGGCGAGTGCGGTTTCGACCGCATCGCGGACCGCGCCCGTCGTGGTCAGGCCCAGCGTGTCGCGATCTTCCCACGCGGCATCGATCGTCGTTTGCAGGTCGGTCGTCATGAAATCCTCCAGGGCGCAGCCCCCCCAAATTCTGGAAGCGTATCGAGCCAGTCGGCAAGGTCGGCGACGTGAAAATCGACCTGATCCGGCAGGTGGTCCCGATGGCCGCTTTCGCTGCCATTGTCCAGCCAGACAGTGGTCATCCCCAGCGCCTTGGCCGGGGTCAGGTTGCGCGCCATATCCTCGACGAACAGGCTGCGCGCCGGGTCGATATCCAGATGCGCCGTCATCATCGCATAGGCGGCCGGATCGGGCTTGGGCGTATAGGCGGTGGCGCGAATGTCGCAGATGCCGCCGAACAGATCGGCGATGCCGCGGGCGTCGAGCACCCGCGCGGCGTAATCGGCATCGGCATTGGTGAAGATCAGCCTGCGGCCGGGCAGGCGCTCTAGCCCCGCGCGCAGCCGCGCATCGGGCGTGATGCGGTCGAGCGCGATGTCATGGACATCGACCAAAAAGGTTTCGGGCTCGACGCCGTGGTGGCGCATCAGCCCGGCCATCGTCGTGCCATGATCGTGGAAATATTGCTTTTGCACCCGCCGCGCCTCGATCGCATCGCAAGCGAGCAGCCGCATGATGAACGCACCCATACGGTCGTCGATCAGGTCGAACAGCTTTGCCGATGGCGGATAAAGCGTATTGTCGAGATCAAAGATCCAGCAATCGATATGGTCGAGCGATATGGGCATGACGGTGCGGCGCATAGGCGCTGGGGGATACGGCGGCAAGCGCGCCGCTTTACCTTCCCGCAATGTCTTTGGCCCTACATCGGAAACTGCTAATCCGATCGGGATCCCGGCGCAGTTCGGGATGCCGACAAGAAGGGGACCCGCAATGGCCGACGCGACGCCACGCAGCTGCATCCGCCGGAAGATGGGGCGGCCGCTGCCCCTGTTGCTGAGCGTCGCCGCGCTGTCGCTTGCTGGTTGTGGCGGCGGCGGGGCGCGGCCTGCGCCGACCCCGGCGCCGCCGACGTCCCCCGCACCGACCCCGGTGCCAACACCGACGCCTGCTCCTACGCCGACGCCAACTCCGCCGCCGACAGGAAATTTCAATACGGCCGAAACGCGGCGATCGGACGGGGTCAATTTCCACGGCGCGATCACCGCCTATCAGGCCGGCGCGAGCGGGCAGGGGATTTTGGCGGGGGTCATCGACGATGGCATCGACGAAGACAGCCCCGAGTTCGCCGGACGCATTTCGTCCTTCTCCGCCGATCTGGCCGGATCGCGCGGTATCAACGGCGAGGGCAGCCACGGCACCAACGTCGCGCAGATTCTGCTCGGCGGCAAGAATGACGCGGGCACCTTCGGCATCGCGTTCAACGCCAATCTGCTGGTGCTGCGCGCCGACCGGCCGGGGAGCTGTGCGACCGAAGATCCGGCCAACGACGAAAGCGGCTGCCAATTCCCTGAAAGCGCGATCGCTGCCGGACTCGATCGCGCGATCAGCGCCGGGGCGCGGGTGGTCAAC carries:
- a CDS encoding DUF1491 family protein encodes the protein MTRLASRFLVDLLLRRTEAAGGFATVLAKGDEHSGIILVQCTERGASGPLLERRFSASGHYIWEAVGPGDPKDGESRANYQDRRRAADPDLWIVELDIADAPRLVAEWAALT
- a CDS encoding GNAT family N-acetyltransferase, producing MSAAAAWRIVEDDLSGAAIRALLQQHFAGMLANSPAGSCHFLDFDGLNAADVTFWSIHDGDALAGCGALKMLDAAHGEIKSMRTADAFLRRGVAARMLDHIIAEAKRRGLARLSLETGSGAAFEAAIALYHRYGFADCAPFADYQPDPFSRFMTREI
- a CDS encoding Hsp20 family protein; protein product: MRNSFDWTPYRRSTVGFDRLFDFLETSGSGAENYPPFDIEKIADDHFRITVAVAGFKSDEIDIVAQQNMLTVSGRKTPAAEGEGRQLLYSGIATRAFERRFQLADFVRVSAADLADGLLIIDLVREVPEAMKPHKIAIGGNATPTLVEDKQAA
- a CDS encoding TonB-dependent receptor, which produces MSAVFHGSSLAIAALLSVAPASAQEPTGDAPPAIPVPVNGAERYTPADFTRFAPRTALDMVEKVPGFLIVTGTNGGERGLGAATENVLINGERIANKSTDARTALARITAAEVAYIDIVDGAGLNVPGLTGQVANVVLVAGAGSSGFKTTIRWQPEWRPRLENNWLNGEISTTGKIGGSVLTLSLKNEATRQGHWGPEQVYDANGVLLFTRDEFGAYDGDRPRLSAALARTTANGNKWNLNLGGQLQRLDERVDSVSERPADGTVRETFKFKEDEFNFDIGGDYELGLGKGRLKLITLYRFEHSPFADSFIVDRGTGGRTGERFRQTADESESILRGEYSWRTGGGTDWQVALEGAYNTLDVDAEFATLQADGSFLPVVFGGERTKVEEKRGEASLTWGRALASNLTAQINLGAEYSELSSSGPGGLTRRFIRPKGKIALAWKLGDKTTVNWFLQRRVDQLDFFDFASSVDVANGQGNGGNGLLVPPVLNRTELELVQDMGAWGNASIAVAYAYAQDLVDQVPLSPTTEGRGNLPPAHLYRISSKATLLLDRLGWKGARINSDITWRRNRVRDPLTGAWRDQSAGQEYVVDLSLRHDIPGSNLAWGGGYFDERYSPNLRLGAIEREYTDGAFVTAFVEHKDVAGFTVKLSYRNLAGMNDGFDRTVFVDRRDGPVAFRESRQRGFGQYVQLTVTGTL
- a CDS encoding PTS sugar transporter subunit IIA, producing the protein MNLSSLLYPATVRAHVQLDSKKALFPFVGDLASRSLGLDAGEVSEALLERERLGSTGFGRGIALPHAKMADLTGVRGLFLQLSRPIDFNAVDGLPVDLLFVLLSPLDAGADHLKALAGVSRMLRNEPIAERLRGAKSDEALYALLADTETRDAA
- a CDS encoding cell wall hydrolase; the protein is MSRILNTASVAAVGMTAATMLLLAEPGFASDLAADANLPALIAPAADAPVVADQADLSIKADVPDDDTPKNLEEAPAPDAKPTPVTAESLAALVAATPRPADMDPELRCLAGTVYFESRGESLPGQLAVAHVVINRAQSGRFPKSLCGVVHQKSQFSFVRGGKMPAVREGTQWANAIAIAQIARDGSWKNHAPGALFFHARYVSPGWRKTRIAQIDNHIFYR
- a CDS encoding DUF4136 domain-containing protein, with the translated sequence MTRQLSVALLCAAALSFGGCATAVPPVEVTRFHNAVPGWAPGTRYAIATAPLDGPAVGMPSLEWNSYRAAVDQQLQRQGLVAAGSNDRAPLLVRVAFERSEQPSAARRSPVSVGVGGSTGSYGSGVGLGIGLNLGGGPKRMADVQLSVRIDDAATGQALWEGRALAAIPVKAPASQPSLAAAKLAEALFKDFPGESGRTISVP
- the hpf gene encoding ribosome hibernation-promoting factor, HPF/YfiA family, with translation MEIRVSGHQIETGEALQAHVSDRMNAIADKYFSRAIGAHATFGKGPHDSFQCDIVAHVMQGLVLKGHGQAQDAHVAFEGAAERIEKQLRRYMRRLKDHNNGVAQPSPTVDEIEDNAGYTVFDAGDDEDAGDAPAIIAETRVDIPSSSVSDAVMMLDLRNTNALLFVNSKTGAHNMVYRRDDGTIGWVEPR
- the dnaQ gene encoding DNA polymerase III subunit epsilon, encoding MREIIFDTETTGFDPKTGDRLVEIGCIELVDRRETGVNFHAYFNPERDMPAAAEAVHGLSIQFLADKPLFAARVDELLEFLGDAPLVAHNAAFDFGFVNAELARAGRPALDMTRMCCTVQMARKLHPGAKHSLDALCTRYGIDRSHRVKHGALLDAELLAHLYIEMTGGRQIGLGLAASSPDGSTAAAAAPSPAPLRGGDRLFREPRPHMASAADLARHAEFVAGLNQPLWLDTV
- a CDS encoding M14-type cytosolic carboxypeptidase yields the protein MTITINAAFDSGNIVVDSIDGSAARLSIRKDRESDFFQWFHFRVSCAVGDALEIAITGLDASAYPDGWPGYAACASYDRDYWFRVDTSYEAGTLTVQHTAESPILYLAYFAPFSMERHHDLVASVAECEGVTYRCLGTSIEGQPIDCLEMGTGDTQVWLYARQHPGESMAEWWVEGALEKLTDPADPHARSLLKKCRFHIVPNMNPDGSRRGHLRTNYAGVNLNREWDNPTAERSPEVLCVRNAMDESGVDWAMDVHGDEAIPAVFLAGFEGIPSLKPEQMDKYKAFQAALAANTPDFQVALGYSESAPGKANLSMSTTQLAERFGAVSMTIEMPFKDNDDLPDPVAGWSPERSKLLAHACLATLDQML
- the dapD gene encoding 2,3,4,5-tetrahydropyridine-2,6-dicarboxylate N-succinyltransferase, with protein sequence MTTDLQTTIDAAWEDRDTLGLTTTGAVRDAVETALAGLDDGSLRVAQREADGTWQVNQWLKKAVLLSFRLNDMELIEGGPGGARWWDKVPSKFTGWGENRFRDAGFRAVPGSIVRRGAFISKGAVLMPSFVNIGAYVGEGSMVDAWATVGSCAQIGANVHLSGGAGIGGVLEPLQAGPVVIEDGAFIGARAEVAEGVIVREGAVLSMGVYLGASTKIVDRATGEVFIGEVPPYAVVVPGALPGKPLPDGSPGPSLYCAVIVKRVDAKTRAKTGINELLRD
- the gpmA gene encoding 2,3-diphosphoglycerate-dependent phosphoglycerate mutase is translated as MPQLILIRHGQSQWNLENRFTGWWDVDVTEKGVAEAWAAGELMKAKGIAPDTCFTSVQSRAIKTLNLALEAMGRLWLPVTKDWRLNERHYGGLTGLDKAETAAKHGDDQVKIWRRSFDIPPPPLDAGSPWDLASDPRYVGIAIPSAESLKDTIDRVLPYYDSAIAPELAAGKTVLISAHGNSLRALVKHLSGISDADITSLEIPTGQPIVYELSDDLTARERYYLSER
- a CDS encoding pyrimidine 5'-nucleotidase, which produces MRRTVMPISLDHIDCWIFDLDNTLYPPSAKLFDLIDDRMGAFIMRLLACDAIEARRVQKQYFHDHGTTMAGLMRHHGVEPETFLVDVHDIALDRITPDARLRAGLERLPGRRLIFTNADADYAARVLDARGIADLFGGICDIRATAYTPKPDPAAYAMMTAHLDIDPARSLFVEDMARNLTPAKALGMTTVWLDNGSESGHRDHLPDQVDFHVADLADWLDTLPEFGGAAPWRIS